The following coding sequences lie in one Variovorax terrae genomic window:
- a CDS encoding TRAP transporter substrate-binding protein yields MDRRSLIKNAGIAGVLAAGVAPAVHAQATVRWRLASSFPKSLDTIFGAAEVFSQQVKSMSGGKFEVSVHAAGELMPAFGVVDGVQQGSIEAAHTVPYYFFGKDECFAIGGAIPFGLNSRQMSAWTYEGNGLKLMREFYAKYNMISFPCGNTGSQMGGWFRKEIKTVKDIKGLKMRIGGFAGKVLERLGGVPQNLPGGDIYPALEKGTIDAAEWVGPYDDQKLGFNKVAPYYYYPGWWEGGPQVDLFVNQKAYDALSPENKAIVEAASAYAHVNMQAKYDARNPAALKQLVGAGAKLRPFPADVMAAAFKESMSLYDELSAKNESWKKIYADYSKFRADQNLWFRFTEATFDKFMQSQKL; encoded by the coding sequence ATGGATCGTCGTTCCCTTATCAAGAATGCCGGCATCGCCGGTGTCCTGGCCGCCGGAGTTGCTCCCGCGGTGCACGCACAGGCCACGGTGCGCTGGCGCCTGGCCTCGAGCTTCCCCAAGTCGCTCGACACCATCTTCGGCGCAGCGGAGGTGTTCTCCCAGCAGGTCAAGTCCATGTCGGGCGGCAAGTTCGAGGTGTCGGTGCATGCGGCCGGCGAACTGATGCCGGCCTTCGGTGTGGTGGACGGCGTGCAGCAGGGCTCGATCGAGGCCGCGCACACGGTGCCCTACTACTTCTTCGGCAAGGATGAATGCTTCGCCATCGGCGGCGCCATTCCGTTCGGCCTCAACAGCCGCCAGATGAGCGCCTGGACCTATGAAGGCAACGGCCTGAAGCTGATGCGCGAGTTCTACGCCAAGTACAACATGATCAGCTTCCCCTGCGGCAACACCGGTTCGCAGATGGGCGGCTGGTTCCGCAAGGAAATCAAGACGGTCAAGGACATCAAGGGCCTGAAGATGCGCATCGGCGGTTTCGCGGGCAAGGTGCTGGAGCGCCTGGGCGGTGTGCCGCAGAACCTGCCGGGCGGCGACATCTACCCGGCGCTGGAGAAGGGCACGATCGATGCGGCCGAGTGGGTGGGCCCGTACGACGACCAGAAGCTGGGCTTCAACAAGGTGGCGCCGTACTACTACTACCCCGGCTGGTGGGAAGGCGGCCCGCAGGTCGACCTGTTCGTGAACCAGAAGGCCTACGACGCGCTGTCGCCCGAGAACAAGGCCATCGTCGAGGCCGCCAGTGCCTACGCCCACGTCAACATGCAGGCCAAGTACGACGCGCGCAACCCGGCGGCGCTCAAGCAACTGGTGGGTGCCGGTGCCAAGCTGCGCCCGTTCCCGGCCGACGTGATGGCGGCCGCGTTCAAGGAATCGATGTCGCTGTACGACGAGCTGTCGGCCAAGAACGAGAGCTGGAAGAAGATCTACGCGGACTATTCCAAGTTCCGCGCCGACCAGAACCTGTGGTTCCGCTTCACCGAGGCCACGTTCGACAAGTTCATGCAGTCGCAGAAGCTGTAA
- a CDS encoding TRAP transporter substrate-binding protein — protein MDRRSLIQQAGVAGILAAGVAPAVHAQATVRWRLASSFPKSLDTIFGAADVFSQQVKAMSGGKFEVSVHAAGELMPAFGVVDGVQQGSIEACHTAPYYFFGKDECFALGCAIPFGLNSRQMSAWMYEGNGRKLMNEFYAKYNMVSFAGGNTGSQMGGWYRKEIKTVKDIKGLKMRIGGFAGKVLERLGGVPQNLPGGDIYPALEKGTIDAAEWVGPYDDQKLGFNKVAPYYYYPGWWEGGPELDFFINQKAYDALSPENKAIVEAASASAHVSMQAKYDARNPAALKQLVGAGTKLRPFPADVMTAAFKESMALYEELSAKNESWKKIYADYDKFRADQNLWFRFTEATFDKFMQAQKL, from the coding sequence ATGGACCGTCGATCTCTCATCCAACAAGCCGGGGTCGCCGGTATCCTCGCCGCCGGGGTGGCTCCCGCGGTGCACGCACAGGCCACAGTGCGCTGGCGCCTGGCCTCGAGCTTCCCCAAGTCGCTCGACACCATCTTCGGTGCGGCGGATGTGTTCTCCCAGCAGGTCAAGGCCATGTCGGGCGGCAAGTTCGAGGTGTCGGTGCATGCGGCCGGCGAACTGATGCCGGCCTTCGGCGTGGTGGACGGCGTGCAGCAGGGCTCGATCGAGGCCTGCCACACCGCGCCGTACTACTTCTTCGGCAAGGACGAGTGCTTTGCACTGGGCTGCGCCATTCCGTTCGGCCTCAACAGCCGCCAGATGAGCGCCTGGATGTACGAGGGCAACGGCCGCAAGCTCATGAACGAGTTCTATGCCAAGTACAACATGGTCAGCTTTGCCGGCGGCAACACGGGCTCGCAGATGGGCGGCTGGTATCGCAAGGAAATCAAGACGGTCAAGGACATCAAGGGCCTGAAGATGCGCATCGGCGGCTTCGCAGGCAAGGTGCTGGAGCGCCTGGGCGGCGTGCCGCAGAACCTGCCGGGCGGCGACATCTACCCGGCGCTGGAGAAGGGCACGATCGATGCGGCCGAGTGGGTGGGTCCGTACGACGACCAGAAGCTGGGCTTCAACAAGGTGGCGCCGTACTACTACTACCCCGGCTGGTGGGAAGGCGGCCCCGAGCTGGACTTCTTCATCAACCAGAAGGCCTACGATGCGCTGTCGCCCGAGAACAAGGCCATCGTCGAAGCGGCCAGTGCCAGTGCCCACGTCAGCATGCAGGCCAAGTACGACGCGCGCAACCCGGCGGCGCTCAAGCAACTGGTGGGCGCGGGCACCAAGCTGCGCCCGTTCCCGGCCGACGTGATGACGGCCGCGTTCAAGGAATCGATGGCGCTCTATGAGGAGCTGTCGGCCAAGAACGAGAGCTGGAAAAAGATCTACGCCGACTACGACAAGTTCCGCGCCGACCAGAACCTGTGGTTCCGCTTCACCGAGGCCACGTTCGACAAATTCATGCAGGCACAGAAGCTGTAA
- the dxs gene encoding 1-deoxy-D-xylulose-5-phosphate synthase: protein MSYPLLQTINDPAELRRLPRAELKALADELRAYVLDSVSKTGGHLSSNLGTVELTVALHYVFNTPHDRLVWDVGHQTYPHKILTGRRDRMATLRQLGGLSGFPQRAESEYDTFGTAHSSTSISAALGMALAARQKGEDRHAVAIIGDGALSAGMAFEALNNAGVQHDCKLLVILNDNDMSISPPVGALNRYLAQLMSGQFYAAAKNVGKTVLKPVPPLFELAKRFEQQAKGMVVPATLFEKFGFNYIGPIDGHDLDSLIPTLENLKHLQGPQFLHVVTKKGQGYKLAEADPVAYHGPGKFDPAVGLQKPSAPPKPTFTQVFGQWLCDMAAQDERLVGITPAMREGSGLVEFEKRFPGRYYDVGIAEQHAVTFAAGLACEGLKPVVAIYSTFLQRAYDQLIHDVAIQNLPVVFALDRAGLVGADGATHAGAYDIPYLRCIPNVSIACPADENECRRLLTTAFGQSHPVAVRYPRGAGVGTAMDTDLQALPFGKGEVRREGSTIAILAFGTLLYPALQVAERLNASVVNMRWAKPLDTALLLDVAERHDVLVTLEEGAVMGGAGSAVSEALQAAGVAKPLLQLGLPDQFIEHGDPAKLLSLQGLDAAGIEAAIRQRFAAQVDRARPVLKVVA from the coding sequence ATGTCATACCCACTGCTGCAGACGATCAACGATCCCGCCGAGCTGCGCCGGCTTCCGCGCGCCGAGCTCAAGGCCCTGGCCGACGAGTTGCGCGCCTATGTGCTGGACAGCGTCTCCAAGACCGGCGGGCACCTGAGCTCCAACCTCGGCACGGTGGAGCTCACCGTGGCGCTGCACTACGTGTTCAACACCCCGCACGACCGGCTGGTGTGGGACGTGGGCCACCAGACCTATCCGCACAAGATCCTGACCGGGCGGCGCGACCGCATGGCCACGCTGCGCCAGCTCGGCGGCCTGTCGGGCTTCCCGCAGCGCGCCGAGAGCGAGTACGACACCTTCGGCACCGCGCATTCCAGCACCAGCATCTCGGCCGCGCTCGGCATGGCGCTGGCGGCCCGGCAGAAGGGCGAGGACCGCCATGCGGTCGCCATCATCGGCGACGGCGCCCTGAGCGCGGGCATGGCGTTCGAGGCGCTCAACAATGCGGGCGTGCAGCACGACTGCAAGCTGCTGGTGATCCTGAACGACAACGACATGAGCATCAGCCCGCCGGTGGGCGCGCTCAACCGCTACCTGGCCCAGCTCATGAGCGGCCAGTTCTATGCCGCGGCCAAGAACGTGGGCAAGACCGTGCTCAAGCCGGTGCCGCCGCTGTTCGAGCTGGCCAAGCGCTTCGAGCAGCAGGCCAAAGGCATGGTGGTGCCGGCCACGCTGTTCGAGAAGTTCGGCTTCAACTACATCGGCCCGATCGACGGCCACGACCTCGACTCGCTGATCCCCACGCTGGAGAACCTCAAGCACCTGCAGGGCCCGCAGTTCCTGCACGTGGTCACCAAGAAGGGCCAGGGCTACAAGCTGGCCGAGGCCGACCCGGTGGCCTACCACGGCCCGGGCAAATTCGACCCGGCTGTTGGCCTGCAAAAGCCCAGCGCACCCCCGAAGCCCACCTTCACCCAGGTGTTCGGCCAGTGGCTGTGCGACATGGCGGCGCAGGACGAGCGCCTGGTCGGCATCACGCCGGCCATGCGCGAAGGCTCGGGCCTGGTGGAGTTCGAGAAGCGCTTTCCTGGCCGCTACTACGACGTCGGCATCGCCGAGCAGCACGCGGTGACCTTCGCCGCGGGCCTCGCCTGCGAGGGCCTGAAGCCGGTGGTGGCGATCTACTCCACCTTCCTGCAGCGCGCCTACGACCAGCTGATCCACGACGTGGCGATCCAGAACCTGCCCGTGGTGTTCGCGCTCGACCGCGCCGGCCTCGTCGGCGCCGACGGCGCCACCCATGCGGGCGCCTACGACATCCCGTACCTGCGCTGCATCCCGAATGTGAGCATCGCCTGCCCGGCCGACGAGAACGAATGCCGCCGGCTGCTGACCACGGCCTTCGGGCAGAGCCACCCGGTGGCCGTGCGCTACCCGCGCGGCGCCGGCGTCGGCACCGCGATGGACACCGATCTGCAGGCCCTGCCGTTCGGCAAGGGCGAAGTGCGGCGCGAGGGCAGCACCATCGCGATCCTGGCCTTCGGCACGCTGCTGTACCCGGCCTTGCAGGTGGCCGAGCGGCTCAACGCCAGCGTGGTCAACATGCGCTGGGCCAAGCCGCTGGACACCGCGCTGCTGCTGGACGTGGCTGAGCGCCACGACGTGCTGGTAACCCTGGAAGAGGGCGCCGTCATGGGCGGCGCCGGCAGCGCCGTGAGCGAGGCGCTGCAGGCCGCGGGCGTGGCCAAGCCCCTGCTGCAGCTCGGTTTGCCCGACCAGTTCATCGAGCATGGCGACCCGGCCAAGCTGCTGTCCCTGCAGGGGCTGGACGCCGCCGGCATCGAGGCCGCGATCCGGCAGCGCTTCGCGGCCCAGGTGGATCGGGCGCGCCCCGTTCTCAAAGTGGTGGCATGA
- a CDS encoding polyprenyl synthetase family protein, translated as MNSSDAVLPRGAQVPAGPWDLEAWSTRHLERVEQALSHWVAQEAPAGLGDAMRYAVLGGGKRLRPLLALAACEAVHGNGEAALRAACAVELIHAYSLVHDDMPCMDNDVLRRGKPTVHVKFGQAQALLAGDALQALAFELLAPEDAGVPPAVQAALCRLLARAAGYEGMAGGQAIDLASVGRALTEDELRAMHRLKTGALLQGSVLMGAVCGTVPAPALEALKAYGAALGLAFQVVDDILDVTADSVTLGKTAGKDAVQDKPTYVSLLGLERSQAYAQELLAQALAALAASGLPDTRALRALADMVVNRAN; from the coding sequence GTGAATTCGAGTGACGCCGTGCTGCCCCGGGGGGCGCAGGTCCCTGCGGGGCCGTGGGACCTGGAGGCGTGGAGCACCAGGCATCTGGAGCGGGTCGAGCAGGCCCTCTCGCACTGGGTGGCGCAGGAGGCGCCGGCCGGCCTCGGCGACGCCATGCGCTATGCCGTGCTCGGCGGTGGCAAGCGGCTGCGCCCGCTGCTCGCGCTGGCGGCCTGCGAGGCGGTGCACGGCAACGGCGAGGCCGCGCTGCGCGCCGCCTGCGCCGTGGAGCTGATCCATGCCTACTCGCTGGTGCACGACGACATGCCCTGCATGGACAACGACGTGCTGCGCCGTGGCAAGCCCACCGTGCACGTGAAGTTCGGCCAGGCCCAGGCCCTGCTGGCGGGCGACGCGCTGCAGGCGCTGGCGTTCGAGCTGCTGGCGCCCGAGGATGCCGGCGTGCCGCCCGCGGTGCAGGCCGCGCTGTGCCGACTGCTGGCGAGGGCCGCAGGCTATGAAGGCATGGCCGGCGGCCAGGCGATCGATCTCGCCAGTGTCGGGCGCGCCCTCACGGAGGATGAGCTGCGCGCCATGCACCGCCTCAAGACCGGCGCGCTGCTGCAGGGCAGCGTGCTGATGGGCGCCGTCTGCGGCACCGTGCCGGCGCCGGCGCTGGAAGCCCTGAAGGCCTATGGCGCCGCGCTGGGGCTGGCGTTCCAGGTGGTGGACGATATCCTGGACGTGACGGCCGACTCCGTGACGCTGGGCAAGACGGCCGGCAAGGATGCGGTCCAGGACAAGCCCACCTATGTGTCACTGCTCGGGCTGGAGCGCTCGCAGGCCTATGCGCAGGAACTGCTGGCCCAGGCCTTGGCCGCGCTGGCGGCCAGCGGCCTGCCCGACACGCGCGCTCTGCGCGCGCTGGCGGACATGGTGGTGAACCGGGCGAATTGA
- a CDS encoding exodeoxyribonuclease VII small subunit yields the protein MPKAPVSPAAPASYEAALEELEQLVSRLESGQMPLEQLLSGYQRGAELLKFCRDRLEAVENQIKVLDEGSFKPWTQE from the coding sequence ATGCCCAAGGCCCCCGTTTCCCCCGCCGCACCGGCCAGCTATGAAGCTGCGCTGGAAGAGCTCGAACAGCTGGTGAGTCGGCTGGAGTCGGGCCAGATGCCGCTGGAACAGCTGCTCTCGGGCTACCAGCGCGGGGCCGAACTGCTCAAGTTCTGCCGCGACCGGCTGGAGGCCGTGGAAAACCAGATCAAGGTGCTGGACGAAGGCAGCTTCAAACCGTGGACGCAAGAGTGA
- a CDS encoding aromatic ring-hydroxylating oxygenase subunit alpha: MSDLSLQFQQAFSQLPVSSYFDAALYQREMETLFRQGPRYVGHQLAVPQAGDFHTLPQEHQGRALVRTDQGVELVSNVCRHRQALILKDRGALAAGSGGNIVCPLHRWTYSARGPQPAGTLLGAPHFAEDPCLNLHNYPLREWNGLLFEDNGRDIAADLAGMGPRAELDFSGYAFDRVELHECNYNWKTFIEVYLEDYHVGPFHPGLGQFVTCDDLRWEFKPEYSVQTVGVANRLGKAGSPVYERWHNALLTYRNGEPPKYGAIWLTYYPHIMVEWYPHVLTVSTLHPISPQKTLNMVEFYYPEEIVAFEREFIEAQQAAYMETCVEDDEIAERMDAGRLALMQRGDNEVGPYQSPMEDGMQHFHEWYRQRMAHGGGAAL, translated from the coding sequence ATGTCTGATTTAAGTCTTCAATTTCAGCAGGCTTTCAGCCAACTTCCCGTTTCGAGCTATTTCGATGCCGCGCTGTACCAGCGCGAAATGGAGACCCTGTTCCGGCAAGGACCCCGCTACGTGGGGCACCAGCTGGCCGTGCCCCAGGCGGGCGATTTCCACACGCTGCCGCAGGAGCACCAGGGCCGCGCGCTGGTGCGCACCGACCAGGGCGTGGAGCTCGTCTCCAACGTCTGCCGGCACCGCCAGGCGCTGATCCTCAAGGACCGGGGCGCGCTGGCCGCGGGCTCGGGCGGCAACATCGTCTGCCCGCTGCACCGCTGGACCTACAGCGCGCGCGGGCCGCAGCCGGCCGGCACCCTGCTGGGCGCGCCGCATTTCGCCGAAGACCCCTGCCTGAACCTGCACAACTACCCGCTACGCGAGTGGAACGGCCTGCTGTTCGAGGACAACGGCCGCGACATCGCCGCCGACCTGGCCGGCATGGGCCCGCGCGCCGAACTCGATTTCAGCGGCTACGCGTTCGACCGCGTGGAGCTGCACGAGTGCAACTACAACTGGAAGACCTTCATCGAGGTCTACCTCGAGGACTACCACGTCGGCCCGTTCCACCCGGGCCTCGGCCAGTTCGTGACCTGCGACGACCTGCGCTGGGAGTTCAAGCCCGAGTACTCGGTGCAGACCGTCGGCGTGGCCAACCGCCTGGGCAAGGCCGGCAGCCCGGTCTACGAGCGCTGGCACAACGCGCTGCTGACCTACCGCAACGGCGAGCCGCCGAAGTACGGCGCGATCTGGCTGACCTACTACCCGCACATCATGGTCGAGTGGTATCCGCACGTGCTGACCGTCTCGACGCTGCACCCGATCAGCCCGCAGAAGACGCTGAACATGGTGGAGTTCTACTACCCCGAGGAGATCGTCGCCTTCGAGCGCGAGTTCATCGAGGCCCAGCAGGCCGCCTACATGGAAACCTGCGTCGAGGACGACGAGATCGCCGAGCGCATGGACGCCGGCCGGCTGGCGCTGATGCAGCGCGGCGACAACGAGGTCGGCCCCTACCAGAGCCCGATGGAAGACGGCATGCAGCACTTCCACGAGTGGTATCGCCAGCGCATGGCCCACGGCGGCGGCGCGGCGCTTTAA
- the leuD gene encoding 3-isopropylmalate dehydratase small subunit, translating into MPAFPAGRHSGTVVPLARANVDTDAIFPKQYGRSTAKSGYGPVLFDSWRYLDPGDLGSDHARRRPDPGFVLNRPELRGATVLLALDNFGCGSSREHAVWALRDYGFRAVIAPSFGDIFRQNCPLNGVAALALRAADVQALFALAAGQVLHLDIDLDAGRVQAGTHGFSFTLSARERHLLTRDGDWIAATLAQHERIAAFETRHLAQQPWLDRLLKDD; encoded by the coding sequence ATGCCGGCGTTTCCGGCCGGCCGGCACAGCGGCACGGTGGTGCCGCTGGCGCGCGCCAACGTCGACACCGATGCAATATTCCCCAAGCAATACGGCCGCTCCACCGCCAAAAGCGGCTACGGCCCCGTGCTGTTCGACAGCTGGCGCTACCTCGATCCGGGCGACCTGGGCAGCGACCATGCGCGCCGCCGCCCTGACCCGGGCTTCGTGCTCAACCGGCCCGAGCTGCGCGGCGCCACCGTGCTGCTGGCCCTGGACAACTTCGGCTGCGGCTCCAGCCGCGAGCACGCGGTCTGGGCGCTGCGCGACTACGGATTCCGGGCCGTCATCGCGCCCAGCTTCGGCGACATCTTCCGGCAGAACTGCCCGCTCAACGGCGTGGCCGCCCTCGCGCTGCGCGCGGCCGACGTGCAGGCGCTGTTCGCGCTGGCCGCGGGCCAGGTGCTGCACCTCGACATCGACCTCGACGCGGGCCGGGTGCAGGCCGGCACGCACGGCTTTAGCTTCACGCTGTCCGCGCGCGAACGCCACCTGCTCACCCGGGACGGCGACTGGATCGCCGCCACGCTGGCGCAGCACGAACGCATTGCCGCCTTCGAAACACGGCACCTTGCGCAACAGCCGTGGCTGGACCGCCTCCTGAAGGACGATTGA
- a CDS encoding DMT family transporter: MQALWMLLASLFFATMGVCIKYASAHFNAFEMVCYRGLIGLGFMAWYARLRGISVRTPIPMMHFWRSIVGVLALVAWFYSIAQLPLATAMTLNYMSSVWIAAFLVGGALMLGNMTSTLVRQGPVVLTVLAGFGGVVLILQPTLEQNQLFAGLIGLLSGLASAFAYMQVTALGRAGEPEERTVFYFSLGATMAGALGMLFAGASAWTWPAALWLLPIGVLAALGQLCMTRAYSHGATLVVANLQYSGIVFASIYSLVLFGDRLPLAGWAGIGLIIASGIAATVLRERAVPHSPAEDH, encoded by the coding sequence ATGCAGGCTCTCTGGATGCTGCTGGCCTCGCTGTTCTTTGCCACCATGGGGGTGTGCATCAAGTACGCCTCGGCCCATTTCAACGCCTTCGAGATGGTCTGCTACCGCGGCCTGATCGGCCTTGGCTTCATGGCCTGGTATGCGCGGCTGCGCGGCATCAGCGTGCGCACGCCGATCCCGATGATGCATTTCTGGCGCAGCATCGTGGGGGTGCTCGCACTCGTGGCCTGGTTCTACTCGATCGCGCAGCTGCCGCTGGCCACCGCGATGACGCTCAACTACATGAGCAGCGTCTGGATCGCGGCCTTCCTGGTCGGCGGCGCGCTGATGCTGGGCAATATGACGTCCACCCTGGTGCGCCAGGGCCCCGTGGTGCTCACCGTGCTGGCCGGCTTTGGCGGGGTGGTGCTGATCCTGCAGCCCACCCTGGAACAGAACCAGCTGTTCGCCGGGCTGATCGGCCTGCTGTCGGGGCTGGCCTCGGCCTTCGCCTACATGCAGGTCACGGCGCTGGGCCGCGCTGGCGAGCCCGAAGAGCGCACCGTGTTCTATTTCTCGCTGGGCGCCACCATGGCCGGCGCCCTGGGCATGCTGTTCGCGGGCGCCAGCGCCTGGACCTGGCCGGCCGCGCTGTGGCTGCTGCCCATCGGCGTGCTGGCGGCACTGGGCCAGCTGTGCATGACCCGCGCCTACAGCCACGGCGCCACCCTGGTCGTGGCCAACCTGCAATACTCGGGCATCGTGTTTGCCTCCATCTACAGCCTCGTGCTGTTCGGCGACCGGTTGCCGCTGGCCGGCTGGGCCGGCATCGGCCTGATCATTGCCAGCGGCATCGCTGCCACCGTGCTGCGCGAGCGGGCCGTCCCGCATTCGCCGGCCGAAGACCACTGA
- a CDS encoding sulfurtransferase: MYTTLISVEQLQALQAAGAPLMLFDCSFDLMNPAVGGQQYREAHIPGAVYANLDTALSAKGSPDAASGGRHPLPSREQFAAWLSSVGFANGMQAVVYDRNGANYCGRLWWMLKWAGHDAVALLDGGLQAWQAAGGDVTDREEPASAPAHFTLGPALRTLVITKTIVDNLGRPGQTLIDARATPRFKGEVEPLDPVAGHIPGALNRPFGQNIGADGKFKPAAQLRAEFEALLAGRDPATVVHHCGSGVSAVPNVLAMELAGLGQAALYAGSWSEWSNTPGLPAAQG, encoded by the coding sequence ATGTACACCACCCTGATCTCCGTCGAGCAACTGCAAGCGCTCCAGGCCGCAGGCGCGCCGCTGATGCTGTTCGACTGCAGTTTCGACCTCATGAACCCCGCCGTTGGCGGGCAGCAGTACCGCGAGGCGCACATTCCCGGCGCGGTCTATGCAAACCTCGACACCGCGCTCAGCGCCAAGGGTTCGCCGGACGCGGCCTCGGGCGGCCGCCACCCGCTGCCCAGCCGCGAGCAGTTCGCCGCCTGGCTGTCCAGCGTGGGCTTTGCCAACGGCATGCAGGCCGTGGTGTATGACCGCAACGGCGCCAACTACTGCGGCCGCCTGTGGTGGATGCTCAAATGGGCCGGCCATGATGCGGTGGCCTTGCTCGACGGCGGCCTGCAGGCCTGGCAGGCCGCAGGCGGCGACGTCACGGACCGGGAAGAACCCGCCTCTGCCCCGGCTCACTTCACGCTGGGCCCGGCGCTGCGCACGCTGGTCATCACAAAAACTATCGTAGACAACCTGGGCCGCCCGGGCCAGACCCTGATCGACGCGCGCGCCACGCCGCGTTTCAAGGGCGAGGTCGAGCCGCTGGACCCGGTGGCCGGCCACATCCCCGGCGCGCTGAACCGGCCGTTCGGCCAGAACATCGGCGCCGACGGCAAATTCAAGCCGGCCGCCCAGCTACGCGCCGAGTTCGAGGCCCTGCTCGCGGGCCGCGACCCGGCCACCGTGGTGCACCACTGCGGCAGCGGTGTGAGTGCCGTGCCCAATGTGCTGGCCATGGAGCTCGCCGGCCTGGGCCAGGCCGCGCTGTATGCCGGCAGCTGGAGCGAATGGAGCAATACGCCCGGCCTGCCCGCGGCCCAGGGCTGA
- a CDS encoding phosphoribosyltransferase yields the protein MAAHFTEATTGYWQQLLQPEDIARPEAPWRLGYPARLPDGRVLVLPIRELASEPGHAVASLLVNQASFEVVEVLGALLADALRPAEPELVIGLPTLGLSLAATVARQLGHSRFVPMGYSRKFWYDEALSAPVQSITSPTPGKRVYLDPHLLPLLAGRRVALVDDAVSTGTTLLAAWELLERLGVEVVACGVAMRQGRRWVERLGPQRAARLVGVFDSPLLRAVPEGWVLRD from the coding sequence ATGGCCGCGCATTTCACCGAAGCCACCACCGGCTACTGGCAGCAACTGCTCCAGCCCGAGGACATTGCACGGCCCGAGGCGCCCTGGCGCCTGGGCTACCCGGCGCGCCTGCCCGACGGCCGCGTGCTGGTGCTGCCGATCCGCGAGCTGGCCAGCGAGCCCGGCCATGCCGTGGCCTCGCTGCTGGTCAACCAGGCGTCCTTCGAGGTGGTGGAGGTGCTCGGCGCCTTGCTGGCCGATGCGCTGCGGCCCGCCGAACCCGAGCTCGTGATCGGCCTACCCACGCTGGGCCTGTCGCTGGCGGCGACGGTGGCGCGGCAGTTGGGCCACAGCCGCTTCGTGCCCATGGGCTATTCGCGCAAATTCTGGTACGACGAGGCGCTGTCGGCGCCGGTGCAGTCGATCACCTCGCCCACCCCGGGCAAGCGGGTCTACCTCGACCCGCACCTGCTGCCACTGCTCGCGGGCCGGCGCGTGGCGCTGGTGGACGACGCGGTCAGTACCGGCACCACGCTGCTGGCGGCCTGGGAACTGCTGGAACGCCTGGGCGTGGAGGTGGTTGCCTGCGGCGTCGCCATGCGCCAGGGCCGGCGCTGGGTCGAGCGGCTGGGCCCGCAGCGCGCGGCGCGGCTGGTGGGCGTGTTCGACAGCCCGCTGCTGCGCGCCGTGCCCGAGGGCTGGGTGCTACGCGACTAG
- a CDS encoding M20 aminoacylase family protein: MDHAVLPGIRDTADEMVALRRQLHAWPELGFEEFKTSELIAQRLQSWGYEVHRGLGGTGVVGTLRAGSGSRRLGLRADMDALPLTEATGLPYASQNPGRMHACGHDGHTATLLAAAQLLALTRGFSGTLNLIFQPAEEGLGGAQRMLADGLFERFPCDALYSFHNVPGYPAGLLGFRPGVIYNSSDTVIITVHGKGGHGAMPHTAVDPIVVAAHLVLALQTLVAREVDPNEFAVVTVGALHAGDAPNVIPASAELRLSVRARSPATRALLRERITAIATAQATVHGATAAVDYRWRYPPTINDAAATAFARGVAHEWLGDKGLIPDLPPLYASDDFSFMLEQVPGCYFVVGNGDLTGRPENACTAHNPGYDFNDQILPLTASFFVKLAQKFLVA; the protein is encoded by the coding sequence ATGGACCACGCCGTCCTGCCCGGAATCCGCGACACCGCCGACGAGATGGTGGCGCTGCGCCGCCAGTTGCACGCCTGGCCTGAGCTTGGCTTCGAGGAATTCAAGACCAGCGAGCTGATCGCGCAGCGCCTGCAGTCCTGGGGCTACGAGGTGCACCGCGGCCTGGGCGGCACCGGCGTGGTGGGCACGCTGCGTGCGGGCAGCGGCAGCCGGCGCCTGGGCCTGCGCGCCGACATGGACGCGCTGCCGCTGACCGAGGCCACGGGCCTGCCCTATGCGAGCCAGAACCCCGGGCGCATGCATGCCTGCGGCCACGACGGCCACACCGCCACGCTGCTGGCCGCCGCGCAATTGCTGGCGCTCACGCGCGGCTTCAGCGGCACGCTGAACCTGATCTTCCAGCCCGCCGAGGAAGGCCTGGGCGGCGCGCAGCGCATGCTGGCCGATGGCCTGTTCGAGCGCTTTCCCTGCGATGCGCTGTATTCCTTCCACAACGTGCCGGGCTACCCGGCCGGGCTGCTCGGCTTTCGCCCGGGCGTGATCTACAACTCTTCGGATACGGTGATCATCACCGTGCACGGCAAGGGCGGCCACGGCGCGATGCCGCACACGGCGGTGGACCCGATCGTGGTGGCGGCGCACCTGGTGCTGGCGCTGCAGACCCTGGTGGCGCGCGAGGTCGATCCCAACGAGTTCGCGGTGGTGACGGTGGGCGCGCTGCATGCCGGCGATGCGCCGAACGTGATCCCGGCCAGCGCCGAGCTGCGCCTGTCGGTGCGTGCGCGCAGCCCGGCCACGCGAGCCCTGCTGCGCGAACGCATCACCGCCATCGCCACCGCCCAGGCCACGGTGCATGGCGCCACGGCTGCGGTGGACTACCGCTGGCGCTACCCGCCCACCATCAACGACGCCGCGGCCACCGCGTTCGCGCGCGGCGTGGCGCACGAGTGGCTGGGCGACAAGGGCCTGATCCCGGACCTGCCGCCGCTGTACGCGAGCGACGATTTTTCCTTCATGCTGGAGCAGGTGCCGGGCTGCTATTTCGTGGTCGGCAACGGCGACCTCACGGGCCGCCCCGAGAACGCCTGCACCGCGCACAACCCGGGCTACGATTTCAACGACCAGATCCTGCCGCTGACGGCGAGCTTCTTCGTCAAGCTCGCGCAGAAGTTCCTAGTCGCGTAG